A genomic window from Bubalus bubalis isolate 160015118507 breed Murrah chromosome X, NDDB_SH_1, whole genome shotgun sequence includes:
- the LOC112582213 gene encoding probable ATP-dependent RNA helicase DDX53 has translation MKAKAKAAIETLVKKQERTYSSECSVDSHASQAFAERGWSRNNTTRATQPKDDTTKATQPRDYAAIVAQPGDNNAVRRAQPGDDVAREAQAEDDNTTRGAQPRETASRASQPRDKDADRDHAAREAQAKDPRMAQPRDYAAIVAQPGDNNAVRRAQPGDDVAREAQAEDDNTTRGAQPRETASRASQPRDKDADRDHAAREAQAKDTRMAQPRDYAAIVAQPRDDKPRAAQPKDVTARAAQPRIDWDQVKAGVVEWKKRKWADLPPIKKNVYIESQATHSLSEAQVEIWRKENFNITCDDLTEGEKRPIPKPTCTFEDAFQQYPEIMQSIRRAGFQKPTPIQSQAWPVILQGIDLIGIAQTGTGKTLSYLMPGFIHIHSQPVSRKQRNGPGMLVLTPTRELALQVEAECSKYLYKGLKSVCIYGGGNRKGQIQDVTEGVDIIIATPGRLNDLQMNNFVNLRSITYLVLDEADKMLDLGFEHQIMKILLDVRPDRQTVMTSASWPDSTRRLAQSYLKQPMIVYVGTLDLVTVNTVKQNIIVTTEEEKRSLMQEFLQSLSPKDKVIVFVSRKLVADDLSSDLSIRGIPVQSLHGDREQSDRDQALEDFRSGRVKILIATDLAARGLDVSDVTHVYNYNFPRNIEEYVHRVGRTGRAGKTGESITLVTQHDWKIADELIKILQRANQIVPPKLRSMADRFKKRKQN, from the coding sequence ATGAAGGCCAAGGCCAAAGCGGCTATAGAAACTCTtgttaagaaacaagaaagaacctACAGTTCAGAATGCAGTGTTGATAGTCATGCCTCTCAAGCTTTTGCCGAGAGAGGCTGGAGCAGAAATAACACCACCAGAGCCACTCAGCCCAAAGATGACACCACCAAAGCAACCCAGCCCAGAGACTATGCGGCCATCGTGGCCCAGCCCGGAGATAACAATGCCGTCAGAAGGGCCCAGCCAGGAGACGACGTGGCCAGAGAGGCCCAGGCTGAAGACGACAACACCACCAGAGGGGCCCAGCCCAGAGAAACTGCCTCCAgagcttcccagcccagagacaaGGATGCGGACAGAGACCACGCAGCCAGAGAGGCTCAGGCCAAAGACCCCAGAATGGCCCAGCCTAGAGACTATGCGGCCATCGTGGCCCAGCCCGGAGATAACAATGCCGTCAGAAGGGCCCAGCCAGGAGACGACGTGGCCAGAGAGGCCCAGGCTGAAGACGACAACACCACCAGAGGGGCCCAGCCCAGAGAAACTGCCTCCAgagcttcccagcccagagacaaGGATGCGGACAGAGACCACGCAGCCAGAGAGGCTCAGGCCAAAGACACCAGAATGGCCCAGCCTAGAGACTATGCGGCCATAGTGGCCCAGCCCAGAGATGACAAGCCCAGAGCCGCCCAGCCAAAAGATGTCACTGCTAGAGCAGCTCAGCCACGGATAGACTGGGATCAAGTAAAAGCTGGAGTGGTagagtggaagaaaagaaaatgggcaGATTTACCACCAATTAAGAAAAACGTATACATAGAATCCCAAGCAACACACTCATTGTCTGAAGCCCAAGTGGAAATTTGGAGAAAGGAAAATTTCAACATAACGTGTGATGACTTGACAGAGGGTGAGAAACGTCCCATACCCAAGCCCACCTGTACATTCGAAGATGCTTTCCAACAATATCCTGAGATTATGCAAAGCATTAGGAGAGCTGGTTTTCAAAAGCCAACGCCAATTCAGTCTCAGGCATGGCCAGTAATTCTACAAGGAATAGATCTTATAGGGATTGCGCAAACTGGAACAGGCAAAACACTATCCTATTTAATGCCTgggtttatacatatacattctcaACCAGTAtccagaaagcaaaggaatggaCCTGGCATGCTAGTCCTTACACCCACTAGAGAATTAGCTCTGCAAGTAGAAGCTGAATGCTCTAAGTACTTATATAAAGGTCTTAAAAGTGTTTGTATATATGGTGGTGGaaacagaaaaggacaaatacaaGATGTTACCGAAGGTGTAGACATCATTATTGCAACACCTGGAAGACTGAATGATCtacaaatgaataattttgtCAACCTAAGAAGCATAACCTACTTGGTCTTGGATGAGGCAGATAAAATGCTGGATCTGGGGTTTGAACACCAAATAATGAAGATCTTATTAGATGTGCGCCCAGATAGACAGACTGTTATGACAAGCGCATCTTGGCCAGACTCTACCCGTAGATTGGCCCAGTCTTATTTGAAACAGCCTATGATTGTTTATGTTGGTACTCTGGATCTAGTTACTGTAAATACTGTGAAGCAAAACATAATTGTTACCACTGAAGAGGAAAAACGATCTCTGATGCAAGAATTCCTACAGAGTCTGTCACCCAAAGACAAAGTCATCGTGTTTGTCAGCAGAAAACTTGTGGCTGATGACTTGTCAAGTGATTTAAGTATTCGAGGAATACCTGTCCAGTCCCTGCATGGTGACAGGGAACAGAGTGATCGAGACCAAGCATTAGAGGACTTCAGAAGTGGGCGAGTGAAAATACTGATCGCTACCGATTTAGCAGCCAGAGGTCTTGATGTCAGTGATGTCACACACGTATATAATTACAATTTTCCACGCAATATTGAAGAATATGTACACCGAGTTGGACGCACTGGAAGAGCAGGGAAAACAGGTGAATCAATCACCCTTGTGACCCAACATGATTGGAAAATTGCCGATGAGTTGATTAAAATTCTCCAAAGAGCCAACCAGATTGTGCCACCCAAACTCCGATCAATGGCTGATCGGTTTAAGAAGCGTAAGCAAAACTAG
- the LOC123465364 gene encoding probable ATP-dependent RNA helicase DDX53, with protein MKAKAKAAIETLVKKQERTYSSECSVDSHASQAFAERGWSRNNTTRATQPKDDTTKATQPRDYAAIVAQPGDNNAVRRAQPGDDVAREAQAEDDNTTRGAQPRETASRASQPRDKDADRDHAAREAQAKDPRMAQPRDYAAIVAQPGDNNAVRRAQPGDDVAREAQAEDDNTTRGAQPRETASRASQPRDKDADRDHAAREAQAKDTRMAQPRDYAAIVAQPRDDKPRAAQPKDVTARAAQPRIDWDQVKAGVVEWKKRKWADLPPIKKNVYIESQATHSLSEAQVEIWRKENFNITCDDLTEGEKRPIPKPTCTFEDAFQQYPEIMQSIRRAGFQKPTPIQSQAWPVILQGIDLIGIAQTGTGKTLSYLMPGFIHIHSQPVSRKQRNGPGMLVLTPTRELALQVEAECSKYLYKGLKSVCIYGGGNRKGQIQDVTEGVDIIIATPGRLNDLQMNNFVNLRSITYLVLDEADKMLDLGFEHQIMKILLDVRPDRQTVMTSASWPDSTRRLAQSYLKQPMIVYVGTLDLVTVNTVKQNIIVTTEEEKRSLMQEFLQSLSPKDKVIMFVSRKLVADDLSSDLSIRGIPVQSLHGDREQSDRDQALEDFRSGRVKILIATDLAARGLDVSDVTHVYNYNFPRNIEEYVHRVGRTGRAGKTGESITLVTQHDWKIADELIKILQRANQIVPPKLRSMADRFKKRKQN; from the coding sequence ATGAAGGCCAAGGCCAAAGCGGCTATAGAAACTCTtgttaagaaacaagaaagaacctACAGTTCAGAATGCAGTGTTGATAGTCATGCCTCTCAAGCTTTTGCCGAGAGAGGCTGGAGCAGAAATAACACCACCAGAGCCACTCAGCCCAAAGATGACACCACCAAAGCAACCCAGCCCAGAGACTATGCGGCCATCGTGGCCCAGCCCGGAGATAACAATGCCGTCAGAAGGGCCCAGCCAGGAGACGACGTGGCCAGAGAGGCCCAGGCTGAAGACGACAACACCACCAGAGGGGCCCAGCCCAGAGAAACTGCCTCCAgagcttcccagcccagagacaaGGATGCGGACAGAGACCACGCAGCCAGAGAGGCTCAGGCCAAAGACCCCAGAATGGCCCAGCCTAGAGACTATGCGGCCATCGTGGCCCAGCCCGGAGATAACAATGCCGTCAGAAGGGCCCAGCCAGGAGACGACGTGGCCAGAGAGGCCCAGGCTGAAGACGACAACACCACCAGAGGGGCCCAGCCCAGAGAAACTGCCTCCAgagcttcccagcccagagacaaGGATGCGGACAGAGACCACGCAGCCAGAGAGGCTCAGGCCAAAGACACCAGAATGGCCCAGCCTAGAGACTATGCGGCCATAGTGGCCCAGCCCAGAGATGACAAGCCCAGAGCCGCCCAGCCAAAAGATGTCACTGCTAGAGCAGCTCAGCCACGGATAGACTGGGATCAAGTAAAAGCTGGAGTGGTagagtggaagaaaagaaaatgggcaGATTTACCACCAATTAAGAAAAACGTATACATAGAATCCCAAGCAACACACTCATTGTCTGAAGCCCAAGTGGAAATTTGGAGAAAGGAAAATTTCAACATAACGTGTGATGACTTGACAGAGGGTGAGAAACGTCCCATACCCAAGCCCACCTGTACATTCGAAGATGCTTTCCAACAATATCCTGAGATTATGCAAAGCATTAGGAGAGCTGGTTTTCAAAAGCCAACGCCAATTCAGTCTCAGGCATGGCCAGTAATTCTACAAGGAATAGATCTTATAGGGATTGCGCAAACTGGAACAGGCAAAACACTATCCTATTTAATGCCTgggtttatacatatacattctcaACCAGTAtccagaaagcaaaggaatggaCCTGGCATGCTAGTCCTTACACCCACTAGAGAATTAGCTCTGCAAGTAGAAGCTGAATGCTCTAAGTACTTATATAAAGGTCTTAAAAGTGTTTGTATATATGGTGGTGGaaacagaaaaggacaaatacaaGATGTTACCGAAGGTGTAGACATCATTATTGCAACACCTGGAAGACTGAATGATCtacaaatgaataattttgtCAACCTAAGAAGCATAACCTACTTGGTCTTGGATGAGGCAGATAAAATGCTGGATCTGGGGTTTGAACACCAAATAATGAAGATCTTATTAGATGTGCGCCCAGATAGACAGACTGTTATGACAAGCGCATCTTGGCCAGACTCTACCCGTAGATTGGCCCAGTCTTATTTGAAACAGCCTATGATTGTTTATGTTGGTACTCTGGATCTAGTTACTGTAAATACTGTGAAGCAAAACATAATTGTTACCACTGAAGAGGAAAAACGATCTCTGATGCAAGAATTCCTACAGAGTCTGTCACCCAAAGACAAAGTCATCATGTTTGTCAGCAGAAAACTTGTGGCTGATGACTTGTCAAGTGATTTAAGTATTCGAGGAATACCTGTCCAGTCCCTGCATGGTGACAGGGAACAGAGTGATCGAGACCAAGCATTAGAGGACTTCAGAAGTGGGCGAGTGAAAATACTGATCGCTACCGATTTAGCAGCCAGAGGTCTTGATGTCAGTGATGTCACACACGTATATAATTACAATTTTCCACGCAATATTGAAGAATATGTACACCGAGTTGGACGCACTGGAAGAGCAGGGAAAACAGGTGAATCAATCACCCTTGTGACCCAACATGATTGGAAAATTGCCGATGAGTTGATTAAAATTCTCCAAAGAGCCAACCAGATTGTGCCACCCAAACTCCGATCAATGGCTGATCGGTTTAAGAAGCGTAAGCAAAACTAG